One window from the genome of Enterococcus haemoperoxidus ATCC BAA-382 encodes:
- a CDS encoding WxL domain-containing protein has translation MKKTTILMGLTLTATLLVTGHDTYAETPTEKTTMAEIEVLKSGGIEPGKPEEPEEPIGPGIGTGDFTINAVSDFKFGQIKMGQTGKAQVEADKKLGIEVIDERGTGSGWNVQVSMTNFSSTINGNQDTIVKGWGLFIPKGEVSSKQGDMQNPPTSRSVVINSASVNETILTADKDKGMGRYTSIFMDDKTTDLDKSIRLVIPSYAKVGQYKAELTWSLINGPVK, from the coding sequence ATGAAAAAAACAACTATACTAATGGGATTAACTTTAACTGCAACCTTATTGGTAACAGGACATGATACTTATGCAGAGACACCAACAGAAAAGACGACAATGGCAGAGATTGAAGTTTTAAAATCTGGTGGAATTGAGCCAGGTAAACCAGAAGAACCAGAAGAACCGATAGGACCTGGAATTGGAACGGGAGATTTTACAATCAATGCTGTTTCCGATTTTAAATTTGGGCAAATCAAAATGGGGCAAACTGGGAAAGCACAAGTAGAAGCCGATAAAAAGTTAGGGATTGAAGTAATCGATGAACGAGGAACAGGTTCAGGCTGGAATGTTCAAGTTTCTATGACAAACTTTTCATCCACAATTAATGGAAATCAGGATACGATTGTTAAAGGCTGGGGCTTGTTTATTCCAAAGGGAGAGGTCTCAAGTAAACAAGGGGATATGCAAAATCCTCCAACATCAAGAAGCGTAGTGATTAACTCTGCAAGCGTAAATGAAACGATTTTGACAGCTGATAAGGATAAAGGGATGGGAAGATATACAAGTATTTTTATGGATGATAAGACAACTGATCTTGATAAATCTATTCGTTTAGTGATTCCATCTTATGCTAAAGTCGGTCAATACAAGGCTGAGTTAACATGGTCGCTGATCAATGGACCTGTAAAATAA
- a CDS encoding sugar phosphate isomerase/epimerase family protein: MKLGVFTPLFNNLSFEEMIDTVSKAGLEAVEIGTGGSPGNAHLDIDKLLASSEARKEYLAKLADKGLTISALSCHNNPISPLKETAQEADELVQKTIKLASLLNVSVVNGFSGVSGGNSTDTQVNWPVLPWPTEYDDNYNYQWEKKLIPYWKNINTIAESAGVKIGVELHGGFLCHTPYTMLKLREATGKAIGCNLDPSHLWWQGIDPVAAVKILGEADAIHHFHAKDTYLDQDNINMHGLTDMQPYGNVKTRAWTFRSVGCGHDLKVWSDIISALRIYGYDYVLSIEHEDPIMSTEEGLNRAITNLKTIMIKEQPAEMWWV; encoded by the coding sequence ATGAAACTAGGTGTATTTACTCCCTTATTTAATAATTTAAGCTTTGAAGAAATGATTGATACTGTTTCAAAAGCAGGATTAGAAGCAGTCGAGATAGGAACAGGTGGTTCTCCAGGAAATGCTCATTTAGATATCGACAAATTATTAGCGAGTTCGGAGGCTAGAAAAGAATATTTAGCCAAACTTGCTGACAAAGGCTTAACGATCAGTGCTTTAAGCTGTCATAATAATCCTATTTCTCCATTAAAAGAAACGGCGCAAGAAGCAGATGAATTAGTGCAAAAAACAATCAAACTAGCTTCTCTATTGAATGTATCAGTCGTTAATGGTTTTTCAGGTGTATCAGGAGGTAATTCAACCGATACTCAAGTCAATTGGCCCGTTTTACCTTGGCCAACAGAATATGATGATAATTACAATTATCAATGGGAGAAAAAGTTGATTCCTTATTGGAAAAATATCAATACCATCGCAGAATCTGCTGGTGTGAAAATTGGGGTCGAACTGCATGGCGGTTTCTTATGCCATACACCTTATACAATGCTGAAACTCCGTGAAGCAACGGGAAAAGCAATCGGCTGTAATTTAGATCCAAGTCATTTATGGTGGCAAGGGATCGATCCAGTAGCCGCAGTGAAAATTTTAGGAGAAGCTGATGCAATTCATCATTTCCATGCCAAAGATACGTATTTGGATCAAGACAATATCAATATGCATGGCTTAACCGATATGCAGCCGTATGGGAATGTTAAAACCCGTGCGTGGACTTTCCGCTCTGTTGGATGCGGTCATGATTTGAAAGTCTGGTCAGATATTATTAGTGCACTTAGAATTTACGGATATGATTACGTTTTAAGTATTGAACATGAAGACCCAATCATGTCTACAGAAGAAGGTTTGAATAGAGCAATCACCAATTTGAAAACTATTATGATCAAAGAACAACCAGCAGAAATGTGGTGGGTGTAA
- a CDS encoding leucine-rich repeat domain-containing protein encodes MSKKRKLLPIIIFCFSFASLILFDVQQVVADDPLDYYTEIDNKGGIYGSIFHPDKPMIRPEYQGATWEDILKDVTDESGTPLFKGFGESNKKNYKVGDVVYYNNVGIYNKRKLSLKINYITGGNGGTADWKYIVYLNEDGSLSQKSAGIKEDVEGLMSYQLVYTDDKQVVKDVYLEFPQVIYIKQGGDRSPSFNTISKNGLKKVYLNLIAGGYTGTKLDFFVGENKKDEMLSMSLSTLYNERVPQNYVIVSDNNEAITIGAYSAFSYSPKFNIFSSSIEAPGTPSYSPPAVRGQSVKKGLAPEYNITQSLGSAYEKYYPEKLSIILEDKEAIFPTAELPSIQVFNRNGESITSKVKVQRLTTRKVVVELPDILLKELKSNSVTIKVKYNDLNLLKIMKYYDSSSDTFNIPLSASNIRKTGTEEVSSDTETGSSKLIPTISATPVEQTVWINSSTNDLDPTQLLKNIESSLPNDRVNIVGFTEEKVFNTVKKDSVQIKLQSQQLSQITKVVEVPINVIDEVVTTDFFENQPWIINNINSQLSPKKIGKDVYLSDLDKIKQINTDTTRPFPEQHIPKNIKYFQNLELLYLRNTKMIGTLPEELGQLRKMKDLRIFDNSLTGEIPKQLGNLKDLGYLILDRNGLTGTVPKELVDLPKLHTLYLEKNKLVGQLPDFRDNFKILIVSENQITHNSSTVPSFLKTAIKNDYAQTFIGEMKLIGKDKLAEISPDTTEIKPFDPVDSGYFSLMTSTQQLHAEHEFTIIDEETDEILYEGKADERVEIPYKKGIIYKVIMDHADKNPKNQWLVKTKIPELKLESVPSSMAFSIPLGRELTKPVQLTGNVSVFDNRDKGNWQLSMTPSALNSDAKTLKGTYSYIDSKGEHSIVTGQKVIIEKGQSDTENEVIPISNKWTDQKGLQFTLNGSNYLGKYQGSVTWTLEDVPN; translated from the coding sequence ATGAGTAAAAAAAGGAAATTACTGCCGATTATTATTTTTTGTTTCTCCTTTGCAAGTCTCATTTTATTTGATGTTCAACAAGTTGTAGCGGATGATCCTTTGGATTATTATACAGAGATAGATAATAAAGGAGGTATATATGGGTCTATTTTTCATCCAGATAAACCCATGATACGTCCGGAATATCAAGGAGCTACATGGGAAGATATTTTAAAGGACGTTACTGACGAATCTGGTACCCCACTATTTAAAGGATTTGGGGAATCGAATAAAAAAAATTACAAAGTTGGTGATGTGGTTTATTATAACAATGTTGGCATTTACAATAAACGGAAACTTTCGTTAAAGATCAACTACATTACAGGCGGTAATGGAGGGACAGCAGATTGGAAGTATATAGTTTATCTGAATGAGGATGGATCTTTGAGTCAGAAATCAGCAGGGATTAAGGAAGATGTGGAAGGGCTGATGTCTTATCAGCTTGTTTATACAGATGATAAGCAAGTTGTAAAGGATGTATATTTAGAGTTTCCTCAGGTTATTTATATTAAACAAGGGGGAGATCGATCGCCTTCGTTTAATACAATCAGCAAAAACGGTTTAAAAAAAGTTTATCTGAATTTAATAGCTGGAGGCTATACAGGAACCAAGTTAGATTTCTTTGTCGGAGAGAATAAAAAAGATGAAATGTTGAGCATGTCGTTATCAACACTTTATAATGAGAGAGTGCCTCAAAATTATGTTATTGTATCTGATAATAATGAAGCGATTACGATTGGCGCATACAGTGCATTTAGTTATAGTCCGAAATTCAATATATTTTCAAGTTCGATTGAAGCACCAGGTACACCAAGCTATTCTCCGCCAGCAGTAAGAGGTCAGTCAGTTAAAAAAGGACTAGCACCAGAGTACAATATAACCCAAAGTTTAGGCTCTGCTTATGAAAAGTACTACCCAGAAAAATTATCGATTATTTTAGAAGATAAGGAAGCGATTTTTCCTACTGCTGAATTACCAAGTATTCAAGTTTTCAATCGTAATGGAGAATCAATCACAAGCAAAGTAAAGGTTCAAAGGCTTACGACAAGAAAAGTAGTTGTGGAGTTGCCAGATATATTATTAAAGGAACTTAAAAGTAACTCTGTTACGATTAAGGTGAAATATAATGACTTAAACCTTTTGAAAATTATGAAGTATTATGATTCATCTAGTGATACATTCAATATTCCACTGTCTGCATCTAACATCAGAAAAACTGGGACAGAAGAAGTATCGTCTGATACTGAAACGGGCAGCTCAAAACTGATACCCACTATTTCAGCAACTCCAGTTGAGCAAACTGTGTGGATCAATAGTTCAACAAATGATTTAGACCCGACGCAACTTCTGAAAAATATAGAAAGTTCACTTCCAAATGATAGAGTAAATATCGTTGGATTCACAGAAGAAAAAGTATTTAATACAGTAAAAAAAGACTCTGTTCAGATAAAACTTCAAAGTCAACAGTTGAGCCAAATAACTAAAGTAGTAGAAGTTCCGATAAATGTCATCGATGAAGTAGTCACTACTGATTTTTTTGAAAATCAACCATGGATTATTAATAATATTAATAGTCAACTCAGTCCAAAAAAAATTGGAAAAGATGTCTATTTGTCTGATTTAGATAAAATCAAACAAATCAACACGGATACAACCAGACCATTTCCAGAGCAGCATATTCCAAAAAATATTAAATATTTTCAAAATCTGGAACTCTTGTATCTAAGAAATACCAAGATGATTGGAACTCTTCCAGAAGAATTAGGGCAATTAAGAAAAATGAAAGATCTAAGAATCTTTGATAATTCTTTGACGGGAGAAATTCCTAAACAGTTGGGAAATTTAAAAGATTTAGGCTATCTTATTTTGGATAGAAATGGTTTGACCGGGACTGTGCCAAAAGAACTAGTCGACTTACCAAAACTCCATACCCTATATTTAGAGAAAAATAAGTTAGTTGGACAATTACCGGATTTTAGAGATAATTTCAAGATTTTAATAGTAAGTGAGAACCAAATTACACACAATTCAAGCACGGTGCCAAGCTTTTTAAAAACGGCGATTAAAAATGATTACGCTCAAACTTTTATTGGTGAGATGAAGTTAATAGGGAAAGATAAACTAGCCGAAATTAGCCCAGATACTACTGAGATTAAACCTTTTGATCCAGTTGATTCAGGTTATTTTTCACTAATGACAAGTACGCAACAATTACATGCTGAGCATGAATTTACAATCATTGACGAAGAGACTGATGAGATTCTGTATGAAGGGAAAGCCGATGAAAGGGTTGAGATTCCCTATAAAAAAGGAATAATCTATAAAGTCATCATGGATCATGCGGATAAAAATCCAAAAAATCAGTGGCTTGTTAAAACAAAAATACCTGAACTGAAATTAGAGAGTGTACCTTCATCAATGGCATTTTCCATTCCATTGGGAAGAGAGTTGACAAAGCCAGTACAATTAACAGGAAATGTTTCTGTATTCGATAATAGAGACAAAGGCAATTGGCAGTTAAGTATGACACCAAGTGCTCTAAATTCAGATGCTAAAACGCTTAAGGGAACATATAGTTATATTGATTCTAAAGGTGAGCATTCCATCGTTACAGGACAAAAAGTAATCATTGAAAAAGGACAAAGTGACACTGAAAATGAAGTAATCCCAATTTCTAATAAATGGACAGATCAAAAAGGTCTGCAGTTTACCTTAAACGGATCAAATTACCTTGGGAAATATCAAGGAAGTGTGACCTGGACTTTAGAAGATGTCCCAAATTGA
- a CDS encoding Gfo/Idh/MocA family protein, which produces MLKVGIIGCGGIANGKHLPALAQVKEVELVAFCDLISERAEEAKMHYGTLKAKTFTNYQKMLEEMDLDVVHVCTPNSTHAELSIAAMEADCHVMCEKPMAKTSAEARSMIKAAKKTGKKLTIGYQNRFRKDSTYLHEVCDEGELGEVYFAKAHAIRRRAVPTWGVFLDEEAQGGGPLIDIGTHALDLTLWMMDNYKPKYVVGKSYHKLAETEKAANAWGSWDPEKFTVEDSAFGFIMMENGATIFLESSWALNSLDVKEAKTTLHGTKGGADMNDGLTINGEDHSTLFEKKIELEPGGVDFYDGAGDKPEVLEAQSWIDAIINDTEPVVKPEQALVVTEILEAIYKASETNQPVFFD; this is translated from the coding sequence ATGTTGAAAGTAGGAATTATCGGTTGTGGCGGAATTGCCAATGGAAAGCATTTACCAGCGCTTGCACAGGTTAAGGAAGTGGAACTAGTTGCTTTTTGTGACCTAATCAGTGAACGGGCAGAAGAAGCAAAGATGCATTATGGGACATTAAAAGCGAAAACTTTTACCAATTATCAAAAAATGCTTGAAGAAATGGATTTGGATGTTGTTCATGTTTGTACACCAAATAGCACACATGCCGAACTATCAATTGCAGCAATGGAAGCGGATTGTCATGTGATGTGCGAAAAGCCAATGGCAAAAACATCTGCTGAAGCGCGTAGTATGATCAAAGCTGCAAAGAAAACAGGAAAAAAATTAACCATCGGGTATCAAAATCGTTTTAGAAAAGATTCCACATACTTACACGAGGTTTGTGATGAAGGGGAGTTAGGCGAAGTTTACTTTGCCAAAGCCCATGCCATTCGTCGTCGAGCAGTACCAACTTGGGGTGTTTTCCTTGATGAAGAAGCCCAAGGTGGCGGACCATTGATCGATATCGGGACTCATGCGCTGGATCTGACGCTATGGATGATGGACAATTACAAACCCAAATATGTGGTAGGAAAATCCTATCATAAATTAGCTGAGACTGAAAAGGCAGCCAATGCTTGGGGTTCTTGGGACCCTGAAAAATTCACTGTTGAAGATTCTGCTTTTGGCTTTATCATGATGGAAAATGGCGCGACAATCTTTTTAGAATCTAGCTGGGCATTGAATAGTTTAGACGTAAAAGAAGCCAAAACCACTCTTCACGGTACGAAGGGCGGAGCTGATATGAATGACGGATTGACCATCAATGGAGAAGATCATAGTACACTATTTGAAAAGAAAATCGAATTAGAACCAGGCGGTGTTGATTTTTACGATGGCGCTGGCGACAAACCGGAAGTGTTAGAAGCACAATCTTGGATCGATGCAATCATCAATGATACAGAACCAGTGGTGAAACCAGAACAAGCGTTAGTTGTGACAGAAATTCTTGAAGCCATTTACAAAGCATCCGAAACGAATCAACCGGTATTTTTCGATTAA
- a CDS encoding ThuA domain-containing protein produces the protein MIQVTVWNEFRHEKTDEAVKKVYPEGIHQQIAQFLKEDDFSVRTATLDEPEHGLTEEVLANTDVLIWWGHVAHQEVSDEIVQRVYQCVLEGMGLVVLHSGHMSKIFMKLMGTSCDLKWREAQEHCRIWTVAPSHPIVEGIGEYIELEQEEMYGEYFDIPTPDDLIFISWYPGGEVFRSGCTYHRGNGKIFYFQPGHETYPSYYNKEVQKVIKNGVRWCQPTQNAYPNYGHHEPLESITNKKGTEQ, from the coding sequence ATGATCCAAGTCACAGTATGGAATGAATTCCGTCATGAGAAAACAGATGAAGCAGTAAAAAAAGTTTATCCAGAGGGAATCCATCAACAAATCGCACAATTTTTAAAAGAAGATGATTTTTCAGTACGAACTGCTACGTTAGATGAGCCAGAACATGGCTTGACAGAAGAAGTTCTAGCAAATACGGATGTCTTGATTTGGTGGGGACATGTCGCTCATCAAGAAGTTTCTGACGAAATTGTTCAGCGTGTTTATCAATGTGTCCTTGAAGGCATGGGGTTAGTCGTGCTGCATTCAGGTCATATGTCAAAAATTTTTATGAAATTAATGGGCACCTCTTGCGATTTAAAATGGCGAGAAGCACAGGAACATTGTCGAATTTGGACAGTAGCGCCTAGTCATCCAATCGTTGAAGGCATCGGCGAGTACATTGAACTAGAGCAAGAAGAGATGTATGGCGAGTATTTTGATATCCCAACACCAGATGATTTGATTTTTATCAGTTGGTATCCAGGCGGCGAAGTCTTCCGCAGCGGTTGCACTTATCATCGTGGGAATGGAAAAATCTTTTATTTCCAGCCAGGTCATGAAACGTATCCTTCCTACTATAATAAAGAAGTCCAAAAAGTCATTAAAAATGGTGTCCGTTGGTGTCAACCAACCCAAAACGCATATCCCAATTACGGACATCATGAGCCTTTAGAATCTATTACGAACAAGAAAGGAACTGAACAATGA
- a CDS encoding DUF916 and DUF3324 domain-containing protein → MKNVKKNLYNLLFILLFLICPIQSQAADMEYSVSADIPENQVDKSQTYFDLRMKPEQKQELTLKVSNSGDKEITLNIIPNSATTNQNGVVDFSEKDRKIDSSLSCPITKLISGEQKVKLAPKEKKAVKFTLQMPKEEIDGKIVGGFYVYKDEANDEQKSSEGGVQISNKYAMVVGIQLTEKDDPVKAELNLNAIQPDLINYRTAVTANIQNTKPTFVNDLKVVAKVSKKDSVEIIHQTTKEEMAMAPNSNFDFPISWDNQELLPGKYTLDLVATTKEDEWAFKKEFEITSKEAKKLTDEAIEIEKEPNYWAIGGIIAASILVVVGIIILVVLLYKKRKKKLELERKRQAKKRKQQRKKRTEKDKQKDRYKQ, encoded by the coding sequence ATGAAAAACGTCAAAAAAAATCTATATAATTTACTGTTCATTCTTTTATTTTTAATCTGTCCAATTCAATCACAAGCGGCAGATATGGAATATTCTGTTAGCGCAGATATTCCTGAAAATCAAGTGGATAAATCACAAACCTATTTTGATCTCAGAATGAAACCCGAACAAAAACAAGAGTTAACATTAAAAGTTTCTAACTCAGGAGACAAAGAAATTACGTTGAATATCATTCCGAATAGTGCGACAACCAATCAAAATGGTGTGGTTGATTTTAGTGAAAAGGACAGAAAAATCGATTCAAGCTTATCCTGTCCAATCACAAAATTGATTTCAGGAGAACAGAAGGTTAAATTAGCTCCAAAAGAGAAAAAAGCAGTGAAATTTACATTGCAAATGCCTAAAGAAGAGATAGATGGAAAAATTGTTGGCGGCTTTTATGTATACAAAGACGAAGCCAATGATGAGCAGAAAAGTTCAGAAGGCGGCGTTCAAATTAGTAATAAATATGCGATGGTAGTGGGTATTCAACTAACGGAGAAGGACGATCCAGTAAAAGCAGAACTAAACTTAAATGCCATTCAACCAGATCTGATTAACTATAGAACAGCAGTCACCGCAAATATTCAAAATACTAAACCGACATTTGTTAATGATTTAAAAGTTGTGGCAAAAGTAAGCAAAAAAGACTCAGTAGAAATCATCCATCAAACAACTAAAGAAGAGATGGCAATGGCACCTAATTCCAATTTCGATTTTCCAATTAGCTGGGATAATCAAGAACTACTTCCAGGAAAATATACATTGGATTTAGTTGCAACCACAAAAGAGGACGAGTGGGCCTTTAAAAAAGAGTTTGAAATCACATCTAAAGAAGCTAAAAAACTTACGGATGAAGCGATTGAAATTGAGAAAGAACCAAATTATTGGGCGATAGGCGGTATTATCGCTGCAAGTATTTTAGTCGTTGTGGGGATCATTATTCTAGTAGTATTACTGTATAAGAAAAGAAAGAAAAAACTCGAATTAGAAAGAAAACGTCAAGCAAAAAAGCGCAAACAGCAACGAAAAAAACGTACTGAAAAAGACAAACAAAAAGATAGATACAAACAATAA
- a CDS encoding putative metal homeostasis protein, protein MEKQDLSSARRRLKCTNRKTRKRALKIIQQYKREQRHRVMASGNVG, encoded by the coding sequence ATGGAGAAGCAAGATCTTTCAAGTGCACGAAGAAGATTGAAGTGTACAAATCGAAAAACAAGAAAACGAGCATTGAAAATCATTCAGCAATATAAACGGGAGCAAAGACACCGTGTGATGGCTTCTGGTAATGTTGGTTGA
- the rpsN gene encoding 30S ribosomal protein S14: MAKKSKIAKAKQQQALIEKYAERRTELKANKDYEALAKLPKDSNPNRLKNRDLIDGRPRAYMRKFGMSRINFRTLAHQGQIPGVHKASW; the protein is encoded by the coding sequence ATGGCTAAAAAATCAAAAATCGCCAAAGCAAAACAGCAACAAGCCTTGATTGAAAAATACGCTGAACGACGTACCGAGTTAAAAGCAAATAAGGATTACGAAGCTTTAGCAAAATTACCAAAAGATTCCAATCCAAATCGCTTGAAAAACCGTGATTTGATCGATGGACGACCAAGAGCCTATATGCGTAAATTCGGCATGTCACGAATTAATTTTAGAACGTTAGCACATCAAGGACAAATTCCAGGTGTACACAAAGCAAGCTGGTAA
- a CDS encoding WxL domain-containing protein, with product MKKNITLLASLTMAIYVGSNFSTEAHAEKSDANSVVNIQMLVGDENEERPPVGPTDPGDEGNDGTGNKGLLTIDRVPNLKFGEVNISGSDQVESAINETPYVQVTDVRGTSAGWALYVKADEFSSDKQEKLKGATLALKNSSVSSSSSGKAITPPKGSDLVLSPKAQKIMTAAKGSGEGTWLQAWNKNGSDEKNTNVQLSILAGTAKANTEYKTTIYWELQDTPGK from the coding sequence ATGAAAAAGAACATCACACTACTTGCTAGTTTAACTATGGCGATTTATGTTGGAAGCAATTTTAGTACAGAAGCGCATGCAGAAAAGTCAGATGCAAATTCAGTCGTGAACATTCAAATGCTAGTTGGGGACGAGAATGAAGAACGCCCTCCTGTGGGACCGACAGATCCAGGAGACGAGGGAAATGATGGAACAGGAAATAAAGGACTTTTAACAATCGACCGTGTACCTAACTTGAAATTTGGTGAAGTCAATATTAGCGGGTCAGACCAAGTAGAATCAGCCATCAATGAGACCCCTTATGTTCAAGTAACAGACGTTAGAGGTACTTCTGCGGGCTGGGCATTATATGTGAAGGCTGATGAATTTTCTAGTGATAAGCAAGAGAAGCTAAAAGGTGCAACGCTAGCATTGAAAAATAGTAGCGTTAGTTCATCAAGTTCGGGTAAAGCGATCACTCCACCAAAAGGAAGTGACCTTGTACTCTCACCAAAAGCACAAAAGATTATGACCGCTGCCAAAGGTTCAGGTGAAGGAACTTGGTTGCAAGCCTGGAATAAAAACGGTTCTGACGAAAAAAATACGAATGTTCAACTATCTATCCTAGCGGGTACTGCTAAAGCAAATACAGAATATAAAACAACTATCTACTGGGAGTTACAAGATACCCCTGGTAAATAA
- a CDS encoding Gfo/Idh/MocA family protein translates to MTAINFAVIGYGGMGSYHVHNIMPNENERIHVVGTYDISGERQKISSQYNHKIYNTLEDVLTDETIEALLIATPNDSHKELAIQALQAGKHVVCEKPVAMNVEELDAILKVAKETGKIFMVHQNRRWDPDFLITRELYKNHQIGELFQIETRVQGANGIPGDWRHELKHGGGMLLDWGVHLLDQLLFLVDSRIEKVSADLSYILGDEVDDGFITYIIFENGVRAIVEVGTTNYTKLPRWYLKGTKGTAIIYDWDLTGEMVIESGKQNIQAPRPVQAGVGLTKTMAPPSEEATETKNLPQGSAEYDPFYKNFYNVVREQAEPVVKNEEVRQVMVLIEEIFKAAKR, encoded by the coding sequence ATGACAGCAATCAACTTTGCCGTAATCGGCTATGGTGGCATGGGCTCATACCATGTCCATAACATTATGCCAAACGAAAATGAACGAATCCATGTCGTTGGAACTTATGACATTTCTGGCGAACGCCAAAAAATTTCCAGCCAATACAACCATAAAATTTACAATACTCTAGAAGATGTGTTAACAGATGAAACGATCGAAGCATTGCTGATCGCTACACCAAATGATTCTCACAAAGAACTAGCGATTCAGGCACTACAAGCTGGGAAACACGTAGTTTGTGAAAAACCAGTCGCAATGAATGTCGAAGAGTTAGATGCGATCCTAAAAGTGGCCAAAGAAACAGGCAAAATCTTTATGGTTCATCAAAATCGTCGCTGGGACCCAGATTTTCTAATTACACGGGAACTATATAAAAACCACCAAATCGGCGAACTTTTCCAAATCGAAACCCGGGTTCAAGGTGCTAACGGAATCCCAGGAGATTGGCGTCATGAGCTAAAACATGGCGGCGGTATGCTCTTAGATTGGGGTGTTCACTTATTAGATCAGCTATTATTTTTAGTGGATAGCCGAATTGAAAAAGTATCTGCTGATTTAAGCTATATTCTTGGGGATGAAGTGGATGACGGTTTTATTACGTATATTATTTTTGAAAATGGTGTCCGAGCAATTGTTGAAGTGGGTACAACTAATTACACTAAGCTCCCACGTTGGTATTTAAAAGGAACCAAAGGCACAGCCATCATCTATGATTGGGATCTAACGGGCGAAATGGTAATCGAATCAGGGAAACAAAATATTCAAGCACCCAGACCCGTCCAAGCAGGTGTAGGTCTGACTAAAACAATGGCTCCGCCATCAGAAGAGGCGACAGAGACGAAAAACTTGCCACAAGGATCAGCGGAATATGACCCGTTTTATAAAAATTTCTACAATGTTGTGAGAGAACAAGCCGAACCTGTAGTAAAAAATGAAGAGGTCCGTCAAGTAATGGTTCTGATTGAGGAAATTTTTAAAGCAGCTAAAAGATGA
- a CDS encoding DNA-binding response regulator, whose protein sequence is MYTIGFFALETTKKSAHVEFLTEKGWDIVSLTEDQFSIDVNKFDALVIQEEAMPVTCRWLMEITRQVSELPIYLLSTNGGKYSNIVYLQLGVDACFPFEIDQEEFFYTLTNLLMSCDKTRKFVDEGHTTMYSLKSAGLELVASNLSVVIDGEEEIILTRKEFQAMELLYNNPCRAIPYEEFKEKMWNPEQNEPEKNYRIANVVFHLRNKIEQNPMNPRFIKTVRSKGYMLDIK, encoded by the coding sequence ATGTATACAATCGGTTTTTTTGCTTTAGAAACGACGAAAAAATCTGCCCATGTTGAGTTTTTGACAGAAAAAGGTTGGGACATTGTTTCTCTAACAGAAGATCAATTTTCTATAGATGTTAATAAGTTTGACGCACTGGTGATTCAAGAAGAAGCTATGCCTGTTACTTGTCGTTGGTTAATGGAAATTACTCGTCAAGTAAGTGAACTACCGATTTATTTATTATCTACGAATGGAGGTAAATATTCTAATATTGTTTATCTACAGCTTGGAGTAGATGCCTGTTTTCCATTTGAGATAGACCAGGAAGAATTTTTTTATACACTAACAAATTTGTTGATGAGTTGTGACAAAACTAGGAAATTTGTGGATGAAGGACATACTACTATGTACTCATTGAAATCAGCAGGCTTAGAACTGGTAGCAAGTAATTTAAGTGTTGTAATCGATGGAGAAGAAGAAATCATTTTGACTAGAAAAGAATTTCAAGCAATGGAACTTCTATACAATAATCCCTGTCGTGCAATACCTTACGAAGAGTTTAAAGAAAAGATGTGGAACCCAGAGCAAAATGAACCAGAAAAAAATTATCGCATTGCCAATGTTGTGTTTCATTTAAGAAATAAAATAGAACAAAACCCAATGAACCCAAGGTTTATTAAAACAGTTCGTTCAAAAGGGTATATGTTGGATATAAAATAA